Within Candidatus Limnocylindria bacterium, the genomic segment CGAAGTTGCGGTCCTCGTCCCGCCGATACACGGGGTGGTTCCAGCAGACGAAGTGGAACAGCTCGTGGCAGGCGGACAGCTCTACCTGGCGCAGTCCCTCGTAGGTCTCGACGCCCGCGGCGAGCTCGATCTCATTCCGGTCCGGGTAGAAACCGCCGCCGTACCGCGCGTTCGTCCGGATGATCGGGCAGCGCCTGCCCAGCGCGCGGACCTCGTCGGGGAATCCGCGCAGGGCGCGCTCCGCCAGGACGTCCCCGGGCGTCACGTACAGGTACATCTGGCGGCGCCAGAGCGACCGTCGGAGGTCCGGTAGCCGGCTTCCGGTCAGGCGCTCGACGGCCGAAAGCACGGCGCGGCGGTATCGGATCACGAGCCAAGTATCCGTGGCGCAGAACAGGAGTTGCGCCCGCCGTGTTAATAGGAGCGACGTGTACCGATCCGATGCCCCTGGCCGCGTGAATCTGATCGGCGAGCACACGGACTACAACGAGGGCCTCGTCCTCCCGACCGCGACCCCACAGCGCACAGTCGTCGAGCTGTCTCCCCGCGAGGACCAGGTCGTCCGGGTGGAGAGCGAGGGCTACATGCCGATCGCCTACCGGCTCGGCGACGAACGGACCTGCGGCGACTGGGGCGACTACGTCCGCGGCGTTACCTGGGTGCTCACGAAGGCCGGTCACGCCATCCGCGGATTCGACGCCGGCATCGCCTCGCGGGTGCCTCCCGGCGCGGGTCTCTCGTCCAGCGCCGCGCTCGAGGTCGCGTTGCTGCGCGCACTCCGCGACGCCTTCTCGCTGACGCTCGATGACATGGCCCTCGCGTACGCCGCGCACAAGGCGGAACGCGACGTCGTCGGAGCGCGCGTCGGCACGATGGACCAGCTCGCCGCGGGTCTCGCGCGCGTTGGCGAAGCGCTGCTCATCGACATGCGGAAGTCGGACATCGAACGCGTGCCGATCCCTGGCAGCGTCGAGATCGTGGTCGTCTATTCCGGGATCGCGCACGACAACGCGAAGCAGGGCGCGTACAACGAGCGGCGCGCCCAATGCGACGAGGCCGCCCGGCGCCTCGGGATCGTTTCCCTACGCGACGCGACCCTTGGCGATGTCGAACGCCTCGCCCCGCAGAACGCGACCCTCGCGCGCCGCGTGCGGCACGTCGTGAGCGAGAACGAGCGTGTCCGCGCGTTCGTCGCAGCTCTCAGGGCCGGCGACCTCGCGCGGTGCGGTGCGATCATCGACGCGTCGCACGCGTCTCTTCGTGAGGACTTCGACGTTTCGACAGAAGAGCTCGACATCCTGGCCGACGCGCTGCGTTCGCAGCGTGGAGTGCACGGCGCGCGCCTGGTGGGCGCCGGCTTCGGAGGCTCCGTGCTGGCGCTCGCGGACGCGGGAACCGGGTCGGATGCGGCGCGCGGCGCGGCGGAGCTGTACCGGTCGCGCGCCGGCCGCACCGGACGTGTGGTGATGCCGGTCTAACGCGCGTCCCGCGCATACTCGACCTGCCGTGCCCCGTCCGCCGTCCGCCGACGCGCCGCGCATCTTCACCGGCATCGCGCGCTCGTACGACCGCGCCGGCGCGCTGTTCTCCTTCGGCCAGGATCCACGCTGGCGGCACGCGCTCGTCGCATCCGTCGCCGCCGCTCCCGACGACGTCGTGCTCGATGTGGCCACCGGCACGGGACTCGTGGCCGTCGAGCTCGCCCAGCGCTACGGCTGCAAGGTCGTCGGTCTCGATCGCAGCGCGGACATGCTCGCCGAGGCGTCGCGCCGGAACGGTCTGATCAGTGGACTGGTGAACGCTCGCGCGGAGCGACTTCCGTTCGCCGACGCGACGTTCGACCACGTCACGTTCACGTATCTGCTGCGGTATGTCGACGATCCGGCGGCGACCGTGCGCGAGCTCTCGCGTGTGCTGAAGCCCGGCGGGCGGCTCGCGGCGCTCGAGTTCGGGGTCCCGTCCTCGCCGATCGCGTTCGGTCTGTGGCGGTTGTACACGCGGGCCGTGATGCCGATCCTTGGTTCGCTGTTCTCGCGCAAGTGGCGCGACGTGAACGCGTTCCTCGGCCCCAGCATCGAACGCTTCTACCGCGCGCATCCACAGCGCGACGTCGAACGGTACTGGCGCGACGCGGGTCTCGCCGATGTGCGTTCGCGAGCGATGAGCCTCGGCGGCGGGATCGTCATGAGCGCGACGAAGCGGCCCGCGACGGTCGCGAGCGATGTGCGCCTCGGCGCGGCGTTCTACGCGCTCCAGCCGGGCGGCTGGCGGGATTACTGGACGCTGCTGCATCCGCCGTACACAGCGTGGCATCTGTCGTACGTGCTGCTCGGCGCGGCGCTGTCGCCCGCGCCCGATCCGCGCATCGTCCTGGGCGCCCTGCTCGCGTTCGGGCTCGCGGTCGGTGTCGCGGCGCATTCGTTCGACGAGCTCCAGGGACGTCCGCTCGGCACGCGGATCCCCGCGCGCGTGCTCGCCATACTCGGAGCGCTCGGTCTCGCAGGCGCGGCCGCGCTCGGCACCGCTGCTGCTCTGATGCTCGGTCCGATGCTCTGGTTATTCGTCCTGGCCGGCGTCGCGCTCGTCCTTCTTTACGCATTCGAAGCTCCGGTCGTCCATTCGGACGTCGGGTTCGCGCTGGCGTGGGGCGCGTTCCCGGTCCTCACGGCCGCGTACGCCACGGGCGCGCCGATGGTCCCCGCGGTCGCGGTCGCCGCGGCAGCTGCGCTCCTGAGCCTCGCGCAGCGCGTTCTGTCTACGCGCGTGCGCGCGGTCAGGCGCCGAAGCCTCTCTGTCGGAGGCGAGGTCCGCTACATCGACGGATCGCGCGAGACGCTCGACGCGCAGGGACTCATCGCGGCGCCGGAAGGCGCGCTGCGCATCCTCTGGCTCGCGGTCGTCGCGCTCGCGGTGGGTCTGCTGCTCGCGCGTTACTGATGGAGCGGCGAAGCCGCTCCAGAAAGCCGGAGCCGAGGGCGGAGGTCACGTCTAGCGGGTCAGCGACGCGATGAACCGCTCGGCGTTGCGATAGGCGATGGCCTCCGCGACGTCTGGCGGAAGCTGCGAGAGCCATCCACGGATGCCCTTCACGATCTCGGGGTACGTATCCCAGCGCTCGTTGCCCGTGAACGTGCCACCGACGGTCCATGTGTCGGTGCCGATCATGAAGCGGCCGCCGTGCCGGATGAGCAGCTCGCGCCACCGCGGGTCGAGTGTGCCGTTCGACGCGATGTCGGTCCGCAGCGAGAGCTCGACCGACAGTTTCGGCCATGAGTCGAGCAGGGCCGCGATCTGTTGGGGCGTCGCATCGACGCCCGCGTGCGCCCACAGCACCGTTGCATCCGGAACGTAGTTCAGCAGCTCCGCGACCGCGCGCGCGTCGGCGTGCGGCTGAAGAAATAGCTTCTCGCGCTGCGCGAGCGCGAGGACGCCGCGCACGGCCGCCAGTCCCATCTGGCCGACGACGAGATGAAACTCGCCGAAGCCGCGGTGCATGCCGGGTCGGTAGATCGATTCGACGTAGGGGACGATCGACGGATCGCGCGCCCACGAGAACACGTCGGCCACGTTGCGATATGGACCCAGCATCGGAATGACACGATCGCCGAGGACGGCTTTCAGCTTGAATGTGCCCTCGTCAGGCGCGCTCGATACCAGGCCCGAGCGAACGCCGGCCGCGTCCAGGATCTTCGCGACCCTCTCCGGCGCATACGCCGACCACGCCGCCGCGCTGTAGTGGAGGTGTGCATCGAAGAGCGGCATCACCCCTGGTGTCGGTGTCGGTGACGGGGTGGGCGTTGGTGTCGGCGTCGGCGAGAGCGTTGGTGCAATGAACGTCGGTGAGGCCGTCGTCGGGGCCGTCGCCATAGGCGCGCACGCGCTCGCGAGGATGAGCGCGACCAGGAGCCGGGTCACCCGGTTACCGTAACGCCCTGTGATCTTCACAAGCGCCCGCGTGTCAGTCGCGGAATTCGAGCGCGTCGCAGGGTGGGGGTCGAAACCCGAGGGCCTTTGCCGCGGCGAGCGGTGCGTGCCGTTCCGCTCGGTCGACGCGGCCGCCGTCGAGCTGGCTGCCGCCGCGGAAGCGCTCGCGATGCCGCTCGTTCATGACGCAGCTCACGGTCTGTGGGCGCTCGGTGCGGAGGCCGGCGGTCGTGCGCTTCGCAGCGCCGCAGCGCCCGAGCTCGAGCTGCCCGACTTCCGCGGCCGAACATTCCGCTTGTCGTCACTCCGCGGGACGAAGGCGCTTCTGGTCGCCTGGGCATCGTGGTGAGGCTGCCGTCTTGACCTGCCCGTGTGGCAGGAGCTGAGGACCGAGCTCAGGCCGCGTGGTCTCGAGATCGTCACGATCGCGCTCGATGCGCGGGGCAGCGAGACCGCGGGTCCCTGGATCGCAAAGGCGGCCCCGGAACATCCCTCGCTCATCGACGAGGGGCATGTCGTCGATGCCCTCTTCGGCGTCATCAACGTCCCGAGCGGGATCTGGATCGACGAAGAGGGCACGATCGTCCGACCGCCCGAGCCCGCGCATCCCAGCCGGCCCGCGTACCTCGATCGCGCCGTGCCGCCGGACGCAACGCCCGCAGTACGTGAGGCGATAGAGCTGACCAAGGCACTGCACGTCGAGTCAGAGCGCTATGTCGCCGCGCTTCGTGATTGGGTCCAGAAAGGTGGCGAGAGTCGGTTTGCCCTCTCGCCCGATGAGGTGATCCGGCGCAGTCGGCCTCGGCCGGTCGAGGAGGCGACGGCGGCGGCGCACTTCGCGCTGGGCCAGGCGCTGTACGCTCGAGGCGCGCAGGCCGCGGCGATCGAACACTTCCGCGAGGCGCACCGTCTGCAGCCGGCGAACTGGACCTACCGCCGCGATGCGTGGAGCCTTGCCGGCGCCGATCGCGAGGCTGTCTACGGCACCAGCTGGGTCGAAGAGGTCAAACGCGAAGGCGTCGAGAAATACTACCCACCGCTCGAGCTTTAGCCGTCGTGGCCCGCCGTATGCGGGTGTGCATCGGTGACGGAGGTGTCACATGCCAAGAAGCGAAGGCGGTTCCGCAACGGACCAGCCGACAACGGATCAGCCGACCGAGACCGAGAGGGTCATGGAACAGCGCCGCGGTGAGCGCGGCGGGCAGGACACGTCGACCAAGACATACACGGTCAAGGCCGGCGACACGCTTTCGGACATCGCGGAGTCCGAGATGGGCGATGCGAATCGGTGGCCCGAGCTCTACGCCGCGAATAAGGAAGCAGTTGGCAGCGACCCGGACATGATCCATCCCGGATTGGAGCTCAAGATCCCGGACTAAGCGCTGCGGCGCTGTGGCTGCGGCGGTCGCTATCGCTACTTCTTCCGCCCGGGTTTCGGTTTGAGCGGATTGCGCTTCTTGCCGCCGCGGCCATAGCCGCCTCCCGGCGGGTTCGTCCCGCGTCCACTGCGTGATGGGCTCGCCTTTTGGCTGGCATGTCCGTCCTCCTCCGACTCAGGTCCGCCGTGGTAATGCCACGCATGGCGCCTCGGCCTTTGGCAGACTTGCGCCCTGGTGCATGCGCCGCAGACCTCGATTGGCCCGATCGCGATCCCGCCCGCAGGCCAGCGCGTAGCCGGGCACTTCACGTTCCCCAGCGACGAGGGTCTCGCGAAGTACGAATGGCCGTACTTCGCGATCACGGGAAGGGTCTCCGGTCCGACGGTGCTCGTCACCGCCGGGATCCACGCTGCCGAGTACACCGGGATCGAGGCCGCCATCCGCCTGGGCCGGAGCACGGCGCCGGAGCACGTCCGCGGCATCCTGATCGTGATCCCGTTGCTGAACCGCCCCGGCTTCTACGAGCGCAGCGTGTATGTGAATCCCGAGGACGGTGACAACCTCAATCGGCTGTTCCCAGGGGACCCAAAAGGCAAATGGGGCGAGCGCTTCGCGCACCGGCTGCTGACCGAGATCGTGACGCGCTGTGAGTACGCGATCGATCTGCATGCCGGCGACCTCATCGAAGACCTGACGCCGTTCGTCATCTACCGCGAGACCGGCGAGGTCGCTCTGGACGAGCGCATCCGGAGGATGGCCGGGGCGTACGGTGCGCGCTGGGCGGTGAAGAGCGCGCCCACCGGCGAGCGACCAGGCTCGCTGTATGCGCTCGCCGCGCTTAACGGCGTCGCGTCGATGCTCGCGGAGTCCGGCGGACGGGGATTGCTCATCGAAGAGGATGTCGTGCGTCATGTTCGTGGCGTGACGAACATCCTGCGTGCGATCGGCGCAGTCGATGGCGCACCCGAGGCGGTCGCGCCGCCGCGTGTGGTGAACAGCTTCGACTGGCTGCGGTCGCCCGTGGAAGGCCTCTTCCACTCGCGCGTTCGGGTCGAGCAGCAAGTCGCTGCCGGGGACGTCGTAGGCGAGCTCGTCGACCTGGTGGGCGAACCGCTCGCAACAGTGAAGGCGCCGGTCAGCGGCGTCGTGCTCTTCATCGTCACCAGTCCCGCGATCAAGAAAGACGGCCTTCTTCTGGCCATCGGCGCGCTCTAGAGCTCCGGACTAGCATCCCGTGTCGGTGGCGGGCCGAAGGGGGCTGAGGCTCGCGAATAGCTCGCGAATAGCTCGCGAATATGGGGAGGTCAGTCATGTCCCGATCCTCCGTGCTGACTCACCCCGCCGCCCTCATCCTCGCGATCGCCCTCGTCCTTCAGGTGTCGTCCGCGGGTGCCGCGGCGACCCCGCTGTGGTCGAGCGCCGTCACTTTCACGAACGTCGTCGCCAGCACCCCGGTGTGGGGCGGTGGGTAACCCGCCAACCCGGCGTACGTCCCTGGCAGCTGTGGGCCTCAGCCGCTCAACTCGAACCACTCCGAGTCGTGGATCGCCGTGAAGCCCGGCACCGAGGATCTTGTCGGCGCCTCGAAGTTCTTCATCTCGAAGTGGAGCACTTTCTACGACTTCCACCTCGGCTCCTACACGATCTTGAATGGCACGCCGGCCGGGAACAACCAGGTGCAGAGTTACGAATGTACGACCGTCGGTACCCAGGACATGCCGCCGTCGTGGACCATGAACACGGACCCGAACGTCGATTTCGACACGCAGGGCCGCGTTTACCAGGTGACCCTACCGTTCAACGCGTATTGGCAGAACATGCATCCGAACGCGGCGGTCATGGTGTCTTACAGCAACGATATGGGCCGGAACTGGATCACGGGGAACGGTGGCAAGGCGCTGGAACAGTCGCCCAACTCGTCGAGCCTCCAGTACGGCCACGTCGAGGACAAACAGTGGATCGCTGTGAACCACATCGTCGGCCACCCATACCAGGACCACGTGTACGCGTTGTGGTCCGTGTTCAATGGCGCGCCGAACGGTGGGTCGGTCGACCTGCGCATCGCGATATCTCGCGATCGCGGCCTGACGTTCTCGCGCTACAGCTCGTTCCCGATGCCGTCAGTGAGCGGCCGGCAGAACCTCTACGTGCAACCCTCGATCGGCGCGAACGGCGACCTCTACATCGCGTTCGCATCGACCGAGAAGGATAAGAAGAGCGGTCAGGTCACGCTGTGGATCGCGAAGTCGACCGACGACGGCCAGACCTTCACGTTCTCGCGCGCTGTCACCGGCGTCGGCTTGATCCCCATGTGCTGCCTCCCGAACACAACGTTCCGTGACGGTATCGTCGAGAGCTTCGCCGCGAGTGCCAACCTCGCCGGGCACCTGTACATGACGTACGAGGACTGGGACGCCGCTGCCGGTCAGTTCGACGTGAGGTTCGTGCAGTCGACCAACGGCGGCGCGACCTGGTCCGCACCCGTCAAGGTGAACGACAACGCGGAGTCGAGCGCGCTCGGCTACACCGACCAGTTCCAGCCTCCGATCGCCGCGGGACCGAACGGCGCGGTGGCCATCGCCTTCTACGATCGTCGCGCGGCGTGCCCAAGCGACCCGAGCGTGCTCGCGGCGGACGTCGGCGAGACGAACTTCTGTATCGACGTGACGCTCCAGGCATACAAGGACACCGGCGCAGGGGCGCAGCCGGTGCGTGCGAACACGCGCATCACCGACTTCACCTGGGATCCGATGAATCCGGGCCAGCATGTGGACGGCATCGGCCAGATGGCGTGCGCCGCGCATCGCGACCCGTGCACGGAGCGCGCGTTCATCGGCGACTACTTCGGGCTGGCGATCTCGGCCGGGAACATCTACGCGCTCTTCGTCTCGACGCATTACCCGTCGACCGTGGTCGCCGACGAAGGCGGTTGGGTCTATTACCAGCAGCAGGTGCTAGCGAAGGTCCCGCGCTCGCAGTACGGCGCGGGTTACTAGAGCGAACGGAGGGGCTCGCTCGCGCGGGCCCCTCCGCGGCTATCGCGTGATCCGGACATAGGCCAGGCCCTTCGCCTCGACGAGCGTTCCGCGCGGCGTCTCGACCATGCGCAGCATCACCGCGCTGCAGCCCGGGCATCGCAGCACCACACCCGGTGCCATCGTGTAGGCCAGGAGGGTACCGACCTCTCCCTCGCGTCCGCACGCGGCGCACTTGCTATCGGCGGCCGTCATGTCCACGCCGAAGAGCTCTTCCAGCATCCCCGCGACGGCGTTCCCGTCCAGCGTCCGCGCGTCGGTCGTCGGTCTTTCCATGCGGCCTCCTCTATTTACCTGATGGGCCGAAGCGCTCCGTACGGATGCGCTGTGCCGGAACCCCGATGCGCACGAGACCGTTTGCGGCGGCCTCCACGAGCGGCGTCGGCCCGCAGATGAAGACGAGCGGCGCGTTGCCGAGTGGCCGGCGGACCTCGGTCAGCATCTGGTCATCGATTCGTCGTGCGTAGCCGGTCCAACCTGGGGGCTGCGATCGCGTGAGCGTGTGGATGACCTCGAGTCCGTCGCCGCGCGCGGCGACGTCGCGCAGCTCGTCGGCGTAGATGATGTCCTCGTGCGTCCGCGAGCTGTAGAGCAGGCGCGTCGGGGGGCGCGGTGCTGTCGCGGCGCGATGGCGGAGCATGGCCATCAGCGGGACGATGCCAGACCCGCCCGCGATCAGGAGGAGCGGTCCGCCGAGCGCGGCGTTCCACACAAAGTAACCGCCGATCGGACCACGGACCTCGATCCGATCGCCGACGACCGCAACGTCATGGAGGAATGGTGAGACCTCACCATCCGTGACGCGTTCGACCGTGACCTCGATCTCGCCTTCGCGCTCGGGCCCGGATGCGATCGAGTAGCTGCGCTGCACGCTGTACCCATCGGCGGCCGTCAGGCGTAGGTCGTAGTGCTGGCCCGGTCGATGCGGCGTCCAGTTCGGCAGGCGCAGCGTGTACGACCGAACGCGCGGCGTTTCCTCGCGGATCTTCGCGATGGTGGCGAGCTGCCAGTCGAGGACGCGCCGCTCGCTAGTCGCCGCTGTAGCGCTCCTCTTTCCACGGGTCGCCGCGGATGTGATAGCCGAGAGACTCCCAGAACCCCGGAGTCTCCTTTTCGGTGATGCGCAGGCCGCGCACCCACTTCGCGCTCTTCCAGAAGTAGAGGTGGGGAACGACGAGCCGCGCTGGACCGCCGTGCTCCGGAGCGAGTGGCGCGCCGTCGTACGCGTACGCGACGAACGCTTGGCCGTTCACGATGTCCGGCAGCCGGAGGTTCGTCGTGTAGCCGCCGTCCGAGTAGGCCGTCGCGAAGCCGCCACGCGGGTCAAGGTCGACCGACTCAAGAAGCGTGTCGATGCTCACGCCGCGCCAGCGCGTGTCCAGCTTCGTCCACTTGGTGACGCATGAGATGTCGACGGTGAAGTCCTGCGCGGGCAGCTTCTGGAACTCCGCCCAAGTCCAAGTGACCTTCTGCTTTACGAGACCTTCGATCGCGAACGACCAGAGTCGCAGATTGGTGATCGGCGTCGGGCCCGCGGACAGGACCGGGAAGTCACGAGCGAGGTACTGGCCGGGCGGGACGCGGTTCGCCGCCGCGCCGCTCGCCCGCGGCTTGCCCTCGAAACCGCGCGTGACAAAGCGCCCCGACATTGCGCGGCGATGCTGCGCGTCTAAGTAGACTCGCGCAAATGGCCCGGATCATCGACCTCCTCGCGGCCGGGCAGACGTTCTCGTTCGAATTCTTTCCACCAAAGGATGAAGACGAGCAGCGCCTGCTCACGCGGACGATCTCTGACCTCCAGCCGCTTCGACCTTCGTTCGTTTCGGTGACCTACCGGGGCGGTCGGATCTCGCGCGAGCGCACGACGCGTGTCGTGATCGACCTGCTGCGCACCACCGACCTGACGCCGATGCCACACCTGACCTGCGTCGCGCACCCGCGCTTCGAGCTCGGCGAGATCATCGGCGGCTTCCGGGCGGCGGGGCTCGAGAACCTGCTCGCGCTCGGCGGCGATCCGCTACCCGCCGAAGAGTCGTACAAGGAGCTGGAATACGCATCGCAATTGGTCGAGCTCGGACGGCGGCTCGGCTTTGACTCGATCGGAGTCGCGGCACACCCCGCAGGTCACCCACGCTCGCCCGATCTCAAGTCCGATCGCTTGCACCTCGCGGAGAAGATGCGCCTCGCGGACTTCGCGATCACGCAGTTCTTCTTCAAGGTGGAGGAGTACGAGCGTCTTCGGGACGAGGTCGCCGCGCTCGGTGTCACCAAGCCGATCCTCGCCGGCATCATGCCGATCACGTCGCTCGTGTCGGTCCAGCGGATGGCCCAGCTATCCGGATACGCGGTCCCCGAAGACATCGTTCGTCGGATCGAGGCCGGCGGCGACGACCGCGAAGAGATCCGTAGGCGCGGGATCGAGGTCGCCACGAAGCTCTGCCGCGACCTGCTCGATCTCGGCGTGCCGGGTCTGCACTTCTACACGCTCAACTTCTCCAAGGCGACGCGCGAGATCTACACCAACCTCGGGTTGGTGAAAACGTAGGAGCCGGCTATGCCTTGGGCGAGGGCGCGAGGCGCTCGGTCAGGGCGGGTATGTCGAGGTCGGGCTCCGGGTAGCGCGGATCCATCTCCTCAAGGGTCTCGATCAGCATCCGCGTGATCGCCCAGTTCCGGTACCACTTCTTATTCGCCGGAACGACATACCAAGGCGCCTTCGGCGTCGAGCAGCGGAACAGCGCGGCGTCGTAGGCGACCTGGTAGTCGGACCACCGGCTGCGCTCCTCAAGATCGTTCGGATTGAACTTCCAGCGCTTGGTCGGGTCGAGGAGGCGCGCGAGAAGCCGCTTTCGCTGCTCCTCGAATGAGATGTGGAGGCAGACCTTCACGATCGTCGTCCCGGACGCGATGACCTCGCGCTCGAAGCGATTGATCTCGTTGTACCGCTTGGACCACACGCTCTCCGGCACGAGGTTCTTCACCCGCACGATGAGCACGTCCTCGTAATGCGAGCGGTTGAAGATCCCGATCTCGCGGACGGCAGGCAGTGCGTTCCTGATTCGCCACAGATAGTCATGACGCCGTTCCTCCTCGGTCGGTGCCTTGAAGCCCGTGATCTTCACGCCCTGGGGGTCGACAGCGCCGATGACGTGGATGATCGTGCCGTCCTTCCCAGATGTGTCCATGCCTTGCAGCACGAGTAGCAGCGAGCGCTTCCCTTCGGCATACAAACGCTCCTGGAGCTGACGGAGCTTCTCCTGGTCCGCCTTCATTTCGCCGCGCGCCGTCTTCTTTCGCACGCCGGGCGTCGCACCGGGGTCGATGTCGGCCAATGTGAGCTGGCCCTTGGTGGGCTTCACGCGCAGGAGATCGCGTACCGAGCGCCGTTTGGCCATGGGGGACAATCTTCATCATGCTCGAGCGCGAGCGCAAATATCGGCTCAGCATCGATGAATCGGCCAGGTTGACCGCGTTCCTCGACCGCGCCGGGACCCTTGTGCGCTCCGAGATCCAGGACAACGTGCGATACGCCGAGCGCAACACACCAGGCAACGGCGTGGACCTCCGGCTGCGGATCGTGGCGGGTCGCCAAGAGCTGACGCTGAAAGGTCCCCGCTTGGAGCGCGGTCCGTCAAAGGTCCGGCAAGAGTGGAGTGTCGTCGTCTCCGGAGACGCCGGATCATTCCTCGAAGCTCTCGGATTTGCGAAGGTGCTGACCTATCGCAAGAGGACCTCGATCTACGCGATCGGTGGGGCGACGGTCTCCATCGATGAGGTCGAAGGCCTCGGACTGTTCTGCGAGATCGAGGCGACCGATGACGACGTCATCGAGGCGGTCGTGCGAGAGCTCGGTCTGCATGCGAGAGCGCTCGAGCAGAGGGGATACGCGCGCTTGGTGAAGGACGCGCGGACGGCCGCTGCGCCGATCCCGTGATCGCGCGCTGACGCAGCTGGCCGCCAATAGCGGAACGTACTGGCTCGCCGCGGCGCGGCCTGGCGCCCG encodes:
- the galK gene encoding galactokinase; this translates as MYRSDAPGRVNLIGEHTDYNEGLVLPTATPQRTVVELSPREDQVVRVESEGYMPIAYRLGDERTCGDWGDYVRGVTWVLTKAGHAIRGFDAGIASRVPPGAGLSSSAALEVALLRALRDAFSLTLDDMALAYAAHKAERDVVGARVGTMDQLAAGLARVGEALLIDMRKSDIERVPIPGSVEIVVVYSGIAHDNAKQGAYNERRAQCDEAARRLGIVSLRDATLGDVERLAPQNATLARRVRHVVSENERVRAFVAALRAGDLARCGAIIDASHASLREDFDVSTEELDILADALRSQRGVHGARLVGAGFGGSVLALADAGTGSDAARGAAELYRSRAGRTGRVVMPV
- a CDS encoding ferredoxin reductase, with protein sequence MTSAATRGKRSATAATSERRVLDWQLATIAKIREETPRVRSYTLRLPNWTPHRPGQHYDLRLTAADGYSVQRSYSIASGPEREGEIEVTVERVTDGEVSPFLHDVAVVGDRIEVRGPIGGYFVWNAALGGPLLLIAGGSGIVPLMAMLRHRAATAPRPPTRLLYSSRTHEDIIYADELRDVAARGDGLEVIHTLTRSQPPGWTGYARRIDDQMLTEVRRPLGNAPLVFICGPTPLVEAAANGLVRIGVPAQRIRTERFGPSGK
- a CDS encoding class I SAM-dependent methyltransferase, with product MPRPPSADAPRIFTGIARSYDRAGALFSFGQDPRWRHALVASVAAAPDDVVLDVATGTGLVAVELAQRYGCKVVGLDRSADMLAEASRRNGLISGLVNARAERLPFADATFDHVTFTYLLRYVDDPAATVRELSRVLKPGGRLAALEFGVPSSPIAFGLWRLYTRAVMPILGSLFSRKWRDVNAFLGPSIERFYRAHPQRDVERYWRDAGLADVRSRAMSLGGGIVMSATKRPATVASDVRLGAAFYALQPGGWRDYWTLLHPPYTAWHLSYVLLGAALSPAPDPRIVLGALLAFGLAVGVAAHSFDELQGRPLGTRIPARVLAILGALGLAGAAALGTAAALMLGPMLWLFVLAGVALVLLYAFEAPVVHSDVGFALAWGAFPVLTAAYATGAPMVPAVAVAAAAALLSLAQRVLSTRVRAVRRRSLSVGGEVRYIDGSRETLDAQGLIAAPEGALRILWLAVVALAVGLLLARY
- a CDS encoding amidohydrolase; the protein is MTRLLVALILASACAPMATAPTTASPTFIAPTLSPTPTPTPTPSPTPTPGVMPLFDAHLHYSAAAWSAYAPERVAKILDAAGVRSGLVSSAPDEGTFKLKAVLGDRVIPMLGPYRNVADVFSWARDPSIVPYVESIYRPGMHRGFGEFHLVVGQMGLAAVRGVLALAQREKLFLQPHADARAVAELLNYVPDATVLWAHAGVDATPQQIAALLDSWPKLSVELSLRTDIASNGTLDPRWRELLIRHGGRFMIGTDTWTVGGTFTGNERWDTYPEIVKGIRGWLSQLPPDVAEAIAYRNAERFIASLTR
- a CDS encoding ResA-like WAxxUGC motif-containing protein translates to MIFTSARVSVAEFERVAGWGSKPEGLCRGERCVPFRSVDAAAVELAAAAEALAMPLVHDAAHGLWALGAEAGGRALRSAAAPELELPDFRGRTFRLSSLRGTKALLVAWASWUGCRLDLPVWQELRTELRPRGLEIVTIALDARGSETAGPWIAKAAPEHPSLIDEGHVVDALFGVINVPSGIWIDEEGTIVRPPEPAHPSRPAYLDRAVPPDATPAVREAIELTKALHVESERYVAALRDWVQKGGESRFALSPDEVIRRSRPRPVEEATAAAHFALGQALYARGAQAAAIEHFREAHRLQPANWTYRRDAWSLAGADREAVYGTSWVEEVKREGVEKYYPPLEL
- a CDS encoding DUF6510 family protein produces the protein MERPTTDARTLDGNAVAGMLEELFGVDMTAADSKCAACGREGEVGTLLAYTMAPGVVLRCPGCSAVMLRMVETPRGTLVEAKGLAYVRITR
- a CDS encoding sialidase family protein; the encoded protein is MKPGTEDLVGASKFFISKWSTFYDFHLGSYTILNGTPAGNNQVQSYECTTVGTQDMPPSWTMNTDPNVDFDTQGRVYQVTLPFNAYWQNMHPNAAVMVSYSNDMGRNWITGNGGKALEQSPNSSSLQYGHVEDKQWIAVNHIVGHPYQDHVYALWSVFNGAPNGGSVDLRIAISRDRGLTFSRYSSFPMPSVSGRQNLYVQPSIGANGDLYIAFASTEKDKKSGQVTLWIAKSTDDGQTFTFSRAVTGVGLIPMCCLPNTTFRDGIVESFAASANLAGHLYMTYEDWDAAAGQFDVRFVQSTNGGATWSAPVKVNDNAESSALGYTDQFQPPIAAGPNGAVAIAFYDRRAACPSDPSVLAADVGETNFCIDVTLQAYKDTGAGAQPVRANTRITDFTWDPMNPGQHVDGIGQMACAAHRDPCTERAFIGDYFGLAISAGNIYALFVSTHYPSTVVADEGGWVYYQQQVLAKVPRSQYGAGY
- a CDS encoding LysM peptidoglycan-binding domain-containing protein; this translates as MPRSEGGSATDQPTTDQPTETERVMEQRRGERGGQDTSTKTYTVKAGDTLSDIAESEMGDANRWPELYAANKEAVGSDPDMIHPGLELKIPD
- a CDS encoding sulfite oxidase-like oxidoreductase; the protein is MSGRFVTRGFEGKPRASGAAANRVPPGQYLARDFPVLSAGPTPITNLRLWSFAIEGLVKQKVTWTWAEFQKLPAQDFTVDISCVTKWTKLDTRWRGVSIDTLLESVDLDPRGGFATAYSDGGYTTNLRLPDIVNGQAFVAYAYDGAPLAPEHGGPARLVVPHLYFWKSAKWVRGLRITEKETPGFWESLGYHIRGDPWKEERYSGD
- a CDS encoding M14 family metallopeptidase encodes the protein MHAPQTSIGPIAIPPAGQRVAGHFTFPSDEGLAKYEWPYFAITGRVSGPTVLVTAGIHAAEYTGIEAAIRLGRSTAPEHVRGILIVIPLLNRPGFYERSVYVNPEDGDNLNRLFPGDPKGKWGERFAHRLLTEIVTRCEYAIDLHAGDLIEDLTPFVIYRETGEVALDERIRRMAGAYGARWAVKSAPTGERPGSLYALAALNGVASMLAESGGRGLLIEEDVVRHVRGVTNILRAIGAVDGAPEAVAPPRVVNSFDWLRSPVEGLFHSRVRVEQQVAAGDVVGELVDLVGEPLATVKAPVSGVVLFIVTSPAIKKDGLLLAIGAL